The Benincasa hispida cultivar B227 chromosome 11, ASM972705v1, whole genome shotgun sequence genome has a segment encoding these proteins:
- the LOC120091020 gene encoding putative ankyrin repeat protein RF_0381: MGRPQRRSGATGGDDQLHAAARNGDLSSVISILASNPSSVNSRDKHSRTPLHLAAWSGQAEVINYLCKNKADVGAAAMDDMAAIHFASQKGHLEVVRTLISCGGSVKASTRKGMTPLHYAVQCSHLELVKYLAKKGASLSARTKAGQTPLDLASNEEIRLFLEEQEKTSKKGELKDKGKVGTTHSQPTVLGEDEAPTAKANETENEEDLAVEQPKRQSNEEDQGDEQSKRKIDGAAGEEALPKPKKAKVALGHLLTSDDTQEDDENS; encoded by the exons ATGGGAAGGCCTCAAAGAAGGAGCGGAGCCACCGGCGGTGACGATCAACTTCACGCCGCCGCTAGAAACGGCGACTTGAGTTCCGTCATTTCAATTTTGGCATCTAACCCTTCGTCTGTCAATTCCAGAGATAAGCACTCCCGGACTCC ACTGCATTTGGCAGCATGGTCTGGACAAGCAGAAGTTATAAATTATCTATGCAAGAACAAGGCCGATGTTGGTGCTGCTGCCATGGATGATATGGCTGCAATACATTTTGCATCTCAGAAGGGACATTTAGAAGTAGTTCGTACTTTGATCTCATGTGGTGGATCGGTTAAAGCTTCTACTCGAAAGGGTATGACCCCACTGCACTATGCCGTGCAATGTTCACATTTGGAGCTTGTTAAGTACTTAGCAAAGAAAGGTGCAAGCTTGAGTGCTAGAACAAAGGCAGGACAAACCCCTCTTGATTTGGCTAGCAATGAAGAAATCCGCTTGTTCTTGGAAGAACAGGAAAAAACATCTAAGAAAGGAGAACTCAAAGATAAAGGGAAAGTTGGGACAACTCATTCGCAGCCAACAGTGTTGGGAGAAGATGAGGCACCCACTGCAAAGGCGAACGAAACTGAAAATGAAGAAGATTTGGCAGTTGAGCAGCCAAAGAGGCAGAGCAATGAAGAAGACCAGGGGGACGAACAATCAAAGAGGAAGATTGATGGGGCTGCTGGTGAGGAAGCCTTGCCAAAACCGAAGAAGGCGAAAGTTGCCCTTGGCCATCTTCTAACATCGGATGACACACAAGAGGATGATGAAAACTCATAA